A stretch of DNA from Carya illinoinensis cultivar Pawnee chromosome 12, C.illinoinensisPawnee_v1, whole genome shotgun sequence:
AGTCTTCTAATTTGGGCGTAGTGAACAGTTTCAAAAGGCCAGTTCTAAATATCATAATTTTGGTGCAGAAAGGAAGCTGCACTGGGAAGTGGGAAAGCTCTGtgcttttgcttttgcttttattGGGATTAATTGGGCGCTAAGTAAAGTTAGATGCCATAATTACCAGTTTTATTAGGCTCAGGACTCGGAGACCCACAATTGATTCGAGtttagtgagagagagagaggagggagcgCTAAAAGTTCCTATAATTGTAGTGAAGGTGGCGATATCACGGGAGATAATTGAGGGAGGGGTAATgctatagttatcactattttaCCACCACTTTATCACTtgaattaattgattttttttatttttttaaagtatatttttaatatatttaattattaaaaaattttaaaaaatatataattttattaattattaagtaaaaaaattaaaaaaataataataaaatagtgataaaataatcattattgattagGGAGGACACACATAGGAGAAGTAAAAAATATAAGGACCGGATCCCAAGTTTCCTTTGTCTCTGCAGTTTGgcgcatcaattttttttaacccGGGCTCCAATTATTAATTAGCTGACTTAATGCTGTGGTAAATGATGATATCACCACTCAGGTAAAAGAGTAGACTGTAAAACCTCCAATCATCGACCACGAAACTCATGCTGCGGTGCCTGCCTTGCCTCGTCTCCTCCACGCAATCTCACTTTCCTTGAACAAAGCCACATTTTACGCCTTTTCTGACACCATTGAATACAATGCAAGTTCACTCACGGAGAGTCGTAGTGTGACTAGTGTCTTCTTGTATTTGGAAAGTGATACTTCATGTTTTTCTTCATCGTTctaccttaatttttttttttttttgttaataattaaagaagtgaataTGAGTGaggttgtgattttttttttaatagataataatgcttaaaaaatgtttgaaagaaaattaaaaaaaatgcaatttacACCGCTAACTTTGAGGAGACATACATGAGTCTAGTAGTAGCACCTTTTATATTTTGAGTCCTgagtaataatatttaataataaatgttaagatttaataaaaagaaataagatttgaagaacGGTAATAATTGTCTTAAAATTGTTGGAAAACGTGAGTCGCCCAAAGCCGTGCATGGACCGTATACTTCGGCGGTTAGCCTTCAGGGTAAGTGTCGCTCATGCGATTCCTGCTTTTATCACCaatattttgaataccgtatCGGATGTCGTACTAATCAAGACactagaatgaaatatttcgatatcgaTATTGTTTCGAAATagttaatatatgaataaatattatatttcaaaataataatttatatataaataaattatacataaatacatatatataaattataaatagactgATTTGAATTGAAGGTCAAAAAACAaacttataatttgaaaaaaaaataaaaataaaagtcgaAATATCGATCGGTACATAACCCAGTACAGACCGAAATATCAATCGACACGACTGGTATTTAGACTCGTACAAAACAGGTATAATTTCTATACCAAACCAATAGCCGATACAATATATAGACCGGCCACGAAATTAAAAACACTAGTCATCACACTCATTGAATATCAGTTACTTACCAAGGGACACCCTTTCATGTTAGAATCCTATGAAGATCACTTTCATGTAGGGGATCAAGCTATTCTAAAGTTCAACCTCCATCTCTTACATGTGTGTCTACCTTCAGAACGCTATTACAAAATTGGCTTCAAACCTCTAATAACTTTTAAATGTCCGAAAACTGCAAACTACCATTGATTTTCTCTAAATCGTTACAAGAATTctcgaggaaaaaaaaaatacatcttgTGTGAACAAGCAGACTAGATCAACAAACAAAGATTTTCAAGAGTATGTCTGCACTCGCATGAACTTCCAGATCGAATGCTAACACAAGCAACTGAGTTAATGGAAAAGGTATGGAATATATGATGCATTCCTATATAATGTTGACCGTATAGAGACAATGAATAATTTTCCCTAGCAATCGACAATGACAATCAGCTCTTGCAAGGTTCATAAAATACACAACAAAATAGACCCACCAGGCCACCCCCTTCCTCCAGTATGTATGACTAGCTCACATCGACTCATACTTTTCGTACAAAGAGAGTAGATGATGCTTTTACTGCTCCTACTTGGACCATGCAACTGCATCGATTTCTGCCTGTGCGGCCCTGTACAACTCCAGCCTCTTTGCAAGAGCAGTACGTCGCTCCATGACAGCCGGGTCCTCATTTAACAATGACGACAACCGCTTGGGCTGCATGTAGAATTTTAGAGTTAACAAGTATTCATCAATTGCACTAAATAAAAGATCGAATTTCACCACAAAATTTGTAATAGAGACGCAAAGAGAGATCGATTCCCACCTCCATTTTACCCAAGTCAGTGAAAAAATGGTCAAGTAGGCTTCTTTTGGCCTCCCGTACTTGACAATAAACAATGGACTTTGGAATAGAGTTCCGCAAACTTGCACAGACCAGATTGACGTAAGACAAAACAGTTGTCCCTGTTTATACATGGTGTGAAGAGAATCCtcataatcatattttttttatattatttaccaCAATATCAGCATGAGATTGTGAATGATAAATCATATAAAGCTAAGAGAAACAGAGGTAAGACGGCTAAATTTCAGTAGCAAGACTCACCAATTCGCCTAAGATATGAATCATTGTATCTGTCAAAAATTGAATGTGTTGGGTTGCCACCCTTCTCAATATCTTGAGGAAGCTTCCGGAAGAAATCAACTGTCAAGTAACTACACTCCATATCAACTAGCTGAAGTGTTGCTTTTTTGCTTTCCTCCCTCATTCGGTCAAGTGATTCAATAGCTGCATTTCCAACCTCTACTCTGAGGCCTGGGTACTGCTTCAACTCCTGTGAGTCCAGCAAACTTACACTTACGAAACAACTTGAAAActtaaaaatctaaaacacaGAGAAGGGCACCTATTGTCTTTTTCACACAATCGGAAAGATATGAAGAAAACCTTTTTTCTgacttaattttttaagaagacCAATTGCAATTTTTTATGAGCTTGAAACCAAATGAtgcaaaagttaaaatatattcttGAGCTAGGTGTGGAAGCATGTGCTGTGCATGTGAGGGTGGGTGGATGTTGACTGGTGTGggtgtgcatgcatgcacacgAAGCCCTCAATTGTGGCCAAACCTTCCTGCCTGGGAAAAAGAAATTGTCAAACTTCAAATTCTAAATTGTAAAATGTGCAAAAACTTAGATCAGCTGTTAACTGTtcccatacattttttttttttttttttttccagttagCACTTCCGgtatttaaaaatttggaatATTATTCATAGAGTTTCTTAGTGGGATTCcgttttaattttcatataactTGTATCAAATCTGAGTGACCCCAGAGTTTTTTGAAGCGGTACttgcaaattttaatttttcttctaaaCATCCTAAAGCATTTTGATTCTATGGCCTGATTTGTTGCTAAAACAAGAGAAGCACTTGACACAAAATGTTAGAGCCATGGCCATGTATAATAATTTGATGGGGTCGATTTAGAAAGCACCAGTTTTTTTCTGAGTTACTTTTGTTAatatttagataataaaaaatcatctaGGTAGACTTATCACACAAActttaagaaattagaaaacaGAGGACAAATACGATGGAAGCAATAAAATATGGTGGGGTCAGGAACATACTAGAGTTTCATTGACAGCCTTGTGAATTAGATCTTTCAGTAAGGCATGAACCTGTAATCATGGAAAACAAAAATGACTCCTCATAACCATAACACAAGTAGCATGATTTAGCAAGGAATCTGgaatttaaatataaaggaaTTAAAAAAGGCTGTAAGTACAACACTTCAGGTAAAGTTCTGCATTATATACAAATCCACTGGGTTGGCTTTTCATAACCCAAAAATGGGACCAAATGTCCTCTGTCACCATTCTGTTCCATCTAGATTTTATATTTCCATGCAACAGTAAATTGAACTATTGGGAGAAAATGCTACACAATACACAAATGGGCAAGCCCATCTACTAAGGGTGAATGATAACCTTTGTCTGATTGTTTTATGATAGGGTTGATACTGCAAGAAAACATTGAAAAACAGGCTTTGATATGTGTGAAAAATCATCAAATTGGCATACATCCTAGACTGTGATTGATGGTGATACTAACAGAATACTCAGACCATTTTTAAAGGGTCTGCATTCAGATGGATGGCTATAATAAGTGGACCAAAACGGTTTTATCTACGTGTGAATGCacagaggggaaaaaaaacaaatagaaagaagaagCAATTATAAAAGGACATGAAACAAAtgtcaaatggaatttttggatgGTTAATGCATTCTTCTCTTAAATTTCAGTGCATACCGCATCAACGGCTGCTTCGGCAGGACCTCTGATGGTAACTATAGTAGATTCTATGAGGCGACGATATCCTTGTTCAGGAGCTATTAAATGAGGCTGGTACCCATCAGCTTCCGTTATAATCTTCCGTATATTTTCCATTGCAAGTTGTTTGTCAAACTGCAACCTTTTCAGAGCAGCAGGAAGCTGGTTATCAAAAACATTATAAATTTTGTCACCACCAGGACGCCTGTTGACATCAATGAACACAACGCATTAGATTTATTTCACAACAGGGATATTACACAGTGAAGCCACACTGTGACAAGTTTGGGGAGCTACAGTACGGATTGAGGAATTTGATGAAAGTATAAAACTTACACGCCATCAAGATGTTCTTTGTATATTTGATCAAAAGCACGACAAATCTCCATAACCATGTACAACTTTCCCTGCATGACATAAGCAATTACTAACTAGCAAACCAGCAGAATTAAGGACCTCCTAAGAGTGAAGAGGAATAATGTCACTCCGAAAGAAAAACAATATACCATTCCTTATTTCTCCCCCAACCCTtgaaaagaacaagagaaagggattttcctttttatttttatttttctttttgtgttgttttggggggggggggggggggggggggggggggggagccttattatttatttgatgtaaaAGTAGCTGCATATTTTTAAAAGACAAAAAAGCCAACAAAGTAAAAAAGATCAAACTTACTCCAGCATCTGCAGCAATGGGCTTTCCGAGACGACTCAGCTCAGTTTCAAGTTCAGCAACTGTTTTGTTAATAAGGGACTGGATACCCGGAATTCGGGACTTGATTACAGTTTCTAAATGCTGAGATATTAACCATTTGAGTATGTCATCAAATGCATTAGTAGGACTAAAGCAcgataaatatatcaaaactaAAGTTGctacaattttttcaagaaaagaactaaaagggaaagaATATTGATTAACCCACCTTTGAAAGCATCTTAGCTAGATGCTCAGAACCCATTCTATGAGCTAGGTGCTTGTATTCTGGGGTACTAGAGAAATATTCACGCTCTCTACGCCGAGCAGCAATCATGTCAACATTCTTGTTAATATCCGCTTGTGAGCGATTCACGACACCAACCCAAGGAAATTTCAGCCGATAAGATTTCCCTTCTAACATCTAAGCAGCCAAAAGAAATGTGACTCAAGATACAAAAGCATTGACAGATATGATGCACATAAGTAGAACTTGGAATCCCATTCCACCAATCTTAGCCAAGAAAACATTCCAGAAAATCATAACTTTATCGAACAAGTTCATCTtttacttctctctctctctctctctctctctctctctctctctctctctctctctctctctctcttaaatgtAAGAATATGCTGAAGCAGTACAAATCATTGTGTTATGGATCAAATCAACTTACATCCACTGCATCAGTACCCTTGTCCATAAGATCAATCTTTGTCAACACTCCGAGTGTTCTCTCCCCTGCAAAATGAAAACAGTAAATAAGAACTAGAACCTCAAAGGAGCCTCAGGTATTCATAATCGAGCAATCATGCTATCAAGATGGTCACCAATACAAAGTTCAAAGAACCATTTGTCATAGCATATGGTGATGATAACACTTGTAACTTTGAAGGCACCCATCGGGGCATATACGAGGTGTGaaaaacaaaggaagaaaagatGATACTGCctaaagaaacaatattgaagTTACCTGTGGGGTCTACTTCCCGTGAAATTTTGATTGCATCAGATGTAGCAAGATCTTGATTGGCAGGTGAAATGGCCAGAATTATACAGTTGGGCTGCATAAAAAGCACAACAAACAAACAATAGAATAACATACAAATTTTAGTTTCACAAATTATAAAAAGGGAcagccaaaaattaaaaaagaatgattTTACCCTAAATGGTGATTAATCATTGTTCATGGAGATTTACCCAAGAATAGACAAGCAAAATACAGGAGCCAAATTGATATACAcaagattatttaaataaagaaCAAAGGGTCTACATAGAATGGGAAAGAAGTACGAAAAAAGACAAGAGTCTCTGGTTTCCTAGAAATTGAGTATTCATAAGAGTTGTATGCTGCACTTAGGAAAGATGAATCGCTCCTGAACTAAAGTCTTCGAGAAGTTAATATCTTCTGGTAAATGTGATGCTAGAAAAGAAGAGGTAGGAGCCCTATACTTACATAACCAAGATAAATAGATAAGGAAAATAAAGTGccatttcagttttaaatttgtctttctttttccctatgATCAGAGATGA
This window harbors:
- the LOC122289497 gene encoding dynamin-related protein 5A, translated to MENLISLVNKIQRACTALGDYGEASALPTLWDSLPAIAVVGGQSSGKSSVLESIVGKDFLPRGSGIVTRRPLVLQLHKSEEGSREYAEFLHLPRKRFTDFAAVRKEIQDETDRETGRSKQISSVPIHLSIYSPNVVNLTLIDLPGLTKVAVEGQPESIVKDIENMVRSYIEKPNCIILAISPANQDLATSDAIKISREVDPTGERTLGVLTKIDLMDKGTDAVDMLEGKSYRLKFPWVGVVNRSQADINKNVDMIAARRREREYFSSTPEYKHLAHRMGSEHLAKMLSKHLETVIKSRIPGIQSLINKTVAELETELSRLGKPIAADAGGKLYMVMEICRAFDQIYKEHLDGVRPGGDKIYNVFDNQLPAALKRLQFDKQLAMENIRKIITEADGYQPHLIAPEQGYRRLIESTIVTIRGPAEAAVDAVHALLKDLIHKAVNETLELKQYPGLRVEVGNAAIESLDRMREESKKATLQLVDMECSYLTVDFFRKLPQDIEKGGNPTHSIFDRYNDSYLRRIGTTVLSYVNLVCASLRNSIPKSIVYCQVREAKRSLLDHFFTDLGKMEPKRLSSLLNEDPAVMERRTALAKRLELYRAAQAEIDAVAWSK